From the genome of Clavelina lepadiformis chromosome 2, kaClaLepa1.1, whole genome shotgun sequence:
AAGCATGGAATGATTAAATTACATACAACTTGATAAGATCTTGGTACTTGCTCGCACTTGCTCTTCATATTAAACTAGGCTAGGTCAACCACGTGTTGGTTAGCGGGGTGACTTGTTTTTGTCTCTGCAAAGATCATAGAAATCCCATAGAATTGTAAGATATGGTAAGAAAGATATCTATGAGGTGGACTTTGGTACATAGACATCCTACATATAACTACTAGATGTCTAAATCTTGCTGAAAAGTGAAGCAAACCTGCGATGACATATGCGCCCAAAAGCGTTGGGAGAAAAATTCGGCGTGTACGTTGATGAATCACGTACGTccagctgccacactttccactatggcgtaaatttttttctaatttgtaCCGGTAGCCTACATAAGCCTAAAGATGAGCTCTTCGCAAAGTGCATGCGGGTATATGTAAACTCCAATCTGTTACTGCTATTGAGCTGCATAGCAGTATAGCCTATCTAGGCTTTGCACGATTTTCTCCAGATTATACAAATATCATGTTTAAATTAACTCAAAGTAAATTTGagcaaataattaatctaaCATAGGCAGGATTCTAACATGAAACCTCCAGCTTATGGTCTTAATCACTAACCATTAAGCTACATGaccaaatttcttttttaccTCGTccaaaattttggaaaactttAATAGCTACAGGGTAAAGGCTACTATGATGTTGTAgcaataaaaagtttcttagttaactttgtaatgaaatgattgtttatcgttccttagcctgtaaggacgatcacttcaattacaatgtttgtttgtggaattgcttaatgtcctcgaagtgaaatgagtctcaggtcgttgtttcgcttctcttaatcttagaatgaATTGTataccatgacaactgtataaactggttatattgtttcttgtttaaacgattacattaaataagacattgtgacagctacataataaagtcgaccactttctatggttaacttcgtagactgtaacgcattgaacaactatgaataacaacacacgcaatgcaggcatgcacgacatttttgtcacgacttaatacgataagcagagaggaatcgattacgtaacgcaatgctttgctttgccgatttccgtaaacaagtattctatgcggcattcgatttgcaagcaattttataatatcatcacaacTTAAACGTTGTTTTTTTGTCCTGTCTCCTATAACTCCAGTTACAGTACGATTTTCCAAAAGGTTTTGTTGTAATCAATTCGTTCGTAAGTTTGCACAAACACAACCAAGGATCATaataatatgatttaagtcCCAAACAGTTAAACAGTTCACCGTGAATTACTCGGGTAGCCTTCATAAGTTACATTTTACGCATCTTTCTAGTATCGCGAGTGTCTCTATTTGTTCGATATGAATAGCTTTACAAGGGTTAACCGTtgaattatgacgtaatcacTCAGAGAAAGGCACAACGAAATGGGCTTCTGAATTAAGGAGAACTATTATAGTCAGGCGTACCTAAGCTTATTAGTACCGGAACGACAGCCGTCATACCGTGGTCAAATAACTTATAGTAGGTAATGCAGTAGTTTACTGCAACTGTTATTTGAAGGAACAATAAACAACAGAGCAAAAGCCACGCAAAATACGTATATTTTCTTAAGATATCGCTACAACATGTCGGCAAAAAGACGAAAATGCGACTTGGCGAAATATTTGTAGTCTTTGTAAGCACTGTGCTAAGCTGCTTGGAAATTGCGTTGACACGATTCTTGGGAGTGCACGTGATAAAACAAATCTTTCTCTAGTCGAGAAGATGCAGATGGCTTCTCCTTCTGGGCTTTGTCGGGATCTCCAGTGTGGCGCATTGAGTATCTGGgtattacaatttactactGAAGGATGCTGGTTGAAACTTAATGGTGAACTTAAATTGACTCCATTTTTCATTCGGTGTCCCATCTGGGAAGGCTACTTGTCCTTCCCAGAAGGGACACAGAATGAATACGAAATAAAATCGCAATTTCCACGTTTGGCAaatcaaaaacttaaaacgaTCTTCTCTGTAACACTTGCATATAAGAGTAGGGTTTAACTAAATCTAATGCAAGAATACGACAGGTTAcacaaatgtaaataaaaattaactgtAAAAGTCCAACTTCATCAAAAACATTTGAGGTGTAGGATGTTTGTGTGGCACTGACCGCCAGAGGACCATCCGAAGAATGCAACGTCTACCAGTATATACTGTAGGAATAACTTAGAATAATTGTGAAATTATCCGTGAGGGCTGCATATCATTAGTGGACACTAATGATTAGTACCATTAGCACTGGTGGACACTAATGATTTTGGGAAGTTGTACATGCGTGCTTTTTGTCTTCGTGAATTCATTTGTTATAGATAGTGATAGTGAAGAGTTAGAGGAAATGATGGGACATTGCCCAAGATGGGACAGCGCAATAATTTCTTTCAGCCACAGAGTGCcacaaaatttacttttgttttatgtcCATTACATTGAGGCCTTCCTTTCGACATGTTGACAAAAGACAAGCTTACTTTGTGTTTTGAGCTGTTTtaaacgaaagaaaaaaatccaacttttAAATTCTGCAAGGATTTTGCTGCTCCATAACTAATGAAGTTTTAATTCGACGTTGTAgttgattttcttttgttataCTATAACAATCAAAAGACGTGAGTTAGTAGGCTATATGATAATTTACAAATTGGCAGACATAGCGGTTTGTAATTTAGAAGCGGTTTATTGACAATGTAGTGTTCACTCAAAAGACGGGATGCATGTCTCGACTTGGGGCACTAACGTTATACATGTATGATGTTGAGACTGATTTCTACACTTTTTTAACGTTTGgctcaaaacaaatttatcaaaatttattatgatACGAACGACACAATACAAAACGCTTAGAGTTACATAGAACAAATACGACGTCCTGTCTGTTATGGGAAACATTAGATAAGAAATTCTTTTATCCACAAAGCTTAACTCTCTTGTcttatttcaaaaatcaacTAAATCTTATTAGAAATGCCAAATCTTCTTTAATCACCTGATTACTTTTCCatttttgagaaaatatttttttgtttaatgttgGAGTACTGAGTTTAAGGTTGAAGCTTGAACCGCTTTTTCCAACATTAAATCGGTGCTAATAtgttaataaaactttttttgcgaAAGAAAAAAGTCCTGAATTAGTGAATTATTTCCTTTCTGTCTCCTTGATCTGAATTGCAGAAAACTTTTTATCTTTCCAATGTCACATTTATTAAGCTGGAAGTTTGTCGCATGGAATAATTGTAAATAACGTTGAGTAATTGTCAAACACGTATAATGAGGTAAGAAATGAAATACGTTCATGCAGatgtaataaataatttgaCAGTGTTTTACGAAATTCAAAACTTGAGGCTATGAAATGTgtatctttttattttatcagtaaGTTGTTTTATAAGTTAAGAAAAAGATGCAAGAAATAACAAACGCTACTCGATAAAGTTTggttaataaataaaactaatttcCCTCATATGTGCacagtatttttaaataaaagctgCAGATATGATTACAAGCACAGGTTTTacgtaaagaaaaaaaaattacgtcTTGTTTCACATAAGGCAAAGGAAATTTCATGGAAATTAGCATGGCCCTGTAGGTCCGTATAAGTATGTGAGCCTTTAGGCAAAGTAACATTTTATCTGGAACAAAGGAGAACCTTAAAACTGCACTTACAATGCAGCTTTGTTGCACAACAATATGTAAAATACAAGTTTTGGTTTTACTATTGGATACATAGTACAAGTACATAGTACATAATacaagttttattatttttcacaaattagCTGCAGTTAATATAACTGCATATCAATGCATTAGTGATTTTAAGGTTGCCATGGCAACCAATATTATCAGCCATTAATACAGAAAAAAAGTACTAAtgtattgattaattattttgttaactCAATCTAATAACTGAGAATTGTTTCTTCTTCTTTGGAATTTAACAAAATGCTTTCTCCACTGCTTTTCTTGTCACCTGCTTCTTCATCTTCATCAAAAAGCTGAGGAGTCATAATCGTTTCCCAGCGCTATGAGAAGGAAAAATTGTTAAGTGGACCAGCACGAAAAGCAATAAATTAGTGTTAAAGACGAATTCACGCCCAAGTTTTAGACTTACTTCTGAAAAGTTTCCTGGAGTTTTCAAGAAATAGTACAATATCCAGCTAGGGACACAAAGAACTGGAGCCAGTGTTAAAATCCAGGCTATAGCTTCTGCCCAGTCCGGGAAAAGATTTCCATTTGAGTAGCTCATTCGCTCATGTCGAATCAGAGCATAGATTATTGCAGCCTGCAAGTGTGAAAAACGCAAAGTTAAAAACATGTAAATGTATTAGTGCAAAACATCTTACAACAAAGTGCTAATAGGcaaatcaaaaaaacatgtttagaaaGTAAAAACTTATAGATATAGCGTTTATTATAAACACGTTTCTTTATGGGAacgcaaaaaagaaattatcaACAGATAATACAAAAAGTCGAATTTACCGATAAGCGATAACAAATAGATTTGTGTTATGCATTGCGAATCTATTTAACGCCCCTGTGATATCAAATCGTAATAAACTGCAAACTAACGCtgtgcataaaaatatgaattttttttatgtaaattgtTATCAAATATATTACCGGCGCTGCCAAtggaataaaatatttccaacaaTATTTGCACCAAATAAGAAGTTTTGGCGAATAACCCAACAGATTGCTCATTATTTCAATATACTTGTCCGCTCCAAGCACCCAACCCACGGCTATTGACTGGAATATTCCGTTGAAAATCAGGCACCAACCGGTTCCACCAAATTGGAAGATTTGAAATACATAAAGCCCTCCctataaatacaacaaaaaataaggaTAAACTATATTTCAGATCAAATTAATGTGGATAACTTACTTCTGTCACCATGGTGATGccaaaaacaaacagaacCAGCATTACAACCGCAAAGGTTTTCTCCATGGCATGAGACCTCCGCCTTATTTTCAATGGAAGAAGATCAAATACTGTGGCGCACAATGCTTCATCGTAGACAAACTATGGCAAAATTTTAAGATTGATAGAGAAAAGCTATGTCAAAATGCAGAAACTAATATCTAAACAAATCCAAAAATGTGGCTCAGGAAAAAAGCTATGGAAAAaggcaaaaatttaaatgtctCAATAAAAAAATCGTGACGTGTTGTTAATTTAattcttattttgttttgtgtttaattatGGAATGCTCCTGTGTTGGGCCTCGAGCACGTCGATTGTACGCAGAGCCTGTAGCACTCCTATAATCTTAACTGCTGTGTTGTTTGGTGCGTGTCTCGTACCACAAACAATTGGGTCTGCTTTGTTGTATTGAGTTGCTAGTTGCTAATACTAAGTTATACATTATCTGATCTTTTCCTTAGATAATATGTTTTATAAGATTATTTAAGCTTAATAAAGTTAGGTGTTATGATATACTTCATGAGTCATGACGtttaaacgttttgttttgttttcctgtaaaataacatgaCGTGATGTCAATATGCCCCAGCAGTGAGGCCTACATGGCCGACCAACTTATATTTTTAAGTAAGGAACcaataataatcaaaataGTCAATCAAACCTCTGGTATATCAACAAAATCGGTGCGATTTCTCAGGTTGAACTATATATAATAATCCATAAAACGAAAGCAATTTGTACTATTATACTGCTGGTAATTAATTATACAACCATGTGTATAGTAGTCtaagttatatatatttatagttGTACCCAACAACGTTTAAGCTTTTACATGTCGAACTCTAAGTTTTTGTTGATATCTAGATAAATTCTAAAGATAAAACCAAAATTCTAAACACGTAAGTTCTTACCATGACTGTTACCTATAACTGTATTACTATAGTTAACACCCAAACAATACGTGCTtagtaaaaaagaaaatatatacTCTGTTTAAAAGCTTACAGCACTGTCCAACCCCAAAAAGAACATCATCAAAAAGAACAAAGCGCCCCAAAATGGTGCCAATGGTAACATAGATATTGCTTGAGGGTAAGCTATAAATGCAAGTCCGGGACCAGCCTCCGCTACAGCATCCACGGTTGTATTCTGAAAATGAACAAGGCTGTTAATTACTCATCTGGTTGataagcagcttgaaagtgagaaTCTAGTAATTGTTGCTTGTGTCTATACTGGACACTCCCtattaacatttttcaaacgtttttgcCACATGTGTCCCTTTGATTTTCAAAACCATATTACGACCTATCCTGATTCAATCATCCTTACAACTGTATTTTACTGATTGCATATAGGTACCAGATAAAATAGAAAATCtctgtttacaaaaaattacaattgcCGATGACTGTTGTGCAATGTGCACCTAGTGCATGGGTCAGCCACCCACATGAAATTCACGGcagaaaaaaaatctaaaaagttATTAATACCGTAAAAGTTTTGATTCCTCACCGTTAAGTGCTAGATATGCTCTTCCtggtaaattttacaaattgcaACATCTGAAATTACTTTTAATGGATTAGCCTAAATCTTGCTTTTCGTTTGAAAGGCAGTTTATCAGagactatatatatatagagaGAGTAAACTAAAGTAAACTCTACATAGTTTGCGGAAATTTGTAACCTTTTCGTAGTTGTGTTTGTAGTATACACCAGTCCCaatattcaacttttttatttctttactgGAGAATTTACCagttcaaaatataaaaagaacGGTTGTTGTCAAGCAATTAACTTAcacaaatattgttattacaCCTTGAAAAGAATTCAACTAATCAACTTTGGATTAAAATTTGTAAGGGTCTGGAAGAAGTCTAATAGAATACTTTACATACATGACACTATCGTTTATATCTCCCGCAAATACAGAAGTAATTGGGTATTCCTactaatttcaaaaacaaaaagccaTAAAAGCGGTATAAACTAAATCTGAATCAGCACGATCAATCATAATACAGCCGTGCTCCCCTTTGTAAAACACTGCAGTATATTTCACTgcacaataaataaaaaagacaGAATGAAACGCTAAATGTTACCTGTTGTTTGGCCATGAAACCAAGTAAAGAGAAGACAGCAAACCCAGCAATGAAACTTGTAAATACGTTGAGAACAACAATGAACAAAGAGTCTcttcaaaaaattaacatcATGGATTAATTTGTGCATTAGTGAGTATGTCGTAGCAAGTAACATGTAACATTGTAACCAATTTGTCCAATAGTAAACGGAAATCATTTAACCTGACTTGCATATGTAGGAAATTTATTGCGTCGCAATTTGTAAATTAAATATCAAACCTAACAAAATTATGATTCTTTTTGTTCCGACTACCAAGAACTGTAACAACTCCGAGGCAGATTCCGTATGAAAAGCAAACTTGTTCTGTCGCGTTTAACCAAACCTGAAAATTCAAATCCCTTTACGTATTCCAtgcacaaatgaaaaaaatgtgtgtCATGTTTCCCATCGGTTTATAGTTCGGATATTGACCAAATTCTTGACGACTTTATGCTCTTGtttatattaaaacaaaacattgctgaaattatttacttacctCAGGTTCTTTCAACTTGGTGATGTTTGGTTTCAGGTAATATCCAATTCCATCCATAGCGCCATCTAACGTCATTCCTCTCACAAGCACGGCCAAAAGTAGCAAGTAGGGTAATGGGACAGTAACGTATACAATCTATGAGTGAATGCACATTTGCTGAAAAAACCCTAAAGGCTATTATAATGAAACTACAGTTCCTAAGGCCATTCTATAATGAATATATGTTTACTGATGTTACAATAGTTTTCAGAACATAATTTCATTAGTATCTCGCCTTCGAGGCCCATTTAATACTTTTCCATATGCAGAGGTACACGATCACAATAACGGCGATTAGGCATAACAACATTTTCCAGTTGACCTGACCGATGTGATTGACATCTACTGAGAGTTGAAGAACTTCTCGTCTGTGATTGATTGAATAAGACGTATAAAGACATGAATGTTGCTTGATTATTCCGATGGCTTTATATACTATTAGGCCAGTAATTAAACCGTAAGTcactttaaaaaagaatcacaCGGGAATCGTCTTGCGATAAAGTTTAATCTTGCTTAGGTAAATTAtgacaaattaaaacaaaaacaaattatgcaTCACGAACTATGGTCTTTAAGTTACTTGTTGAATTACGAAGGATGACTCCGACTTCCGCGCGCCACAATGACGCCCGGAAAAGCCGAGCACAGTTAACGAACAACACAATTTGTGGCAAACCAGCTGTAAAAAGCCATCGGAACTTCATTTAATTAATGAAAGCCTAAATATAGTCTGCTCAACTATATGAACACGATATCCTTTCTCTAATGCGAAAATAGTTATCTTAATATGTAGTCAGCAAAAAATAGGTAGACGTAGACAATGAACTTACTCCCAAAATTCGATGACCGAAGTTGTTGTGGACGAATTAAGAGTTATCCGTTGCGTTACATTAGATGATGCTTTGAGGTCGGCAACTGCAATAGCAAAATGAATATTACATTCTGTAGAAGTATACAGTATACGTGCACTTTAACTACGGATGCAAAGTAAAGAAGatcacaaagaaacaaaactaaaaaagcAAATTCCCCCATCCCTCCAAGGCATCTGAATACCTTTCCGTAACATTTGTCAGCATGCTACATTGTTTCGCGGTAATTTGTTATTGCATTACGCGGTTTATATTCAAAAGCGTCCCATAATTCTGTAATTCACTTTTCCACGTAAGGTTCACATAAACAAAAGTGGTTTATAATTACGGCAATGCAGTAAGT
Proteins encoded in this window:
- the LOC143445624 gene encoding sodium- and chloride-dependent GABA transporter 2-like yields the protein MAQEEPKKEKWSKSVDFAFACAGGCIGYGNVWRFPYICYANGGGAFLIPYLLVAFTYGLPLFIMESSFGQLTDKGMIGSWDLVPIFKGVGYASLVMTFCQDAYCLVLQSWLLRYMVASFQSALPWETCYNSWNSENCTHILTVADLKASSNVTQRITLNSSTTTSVIEFWEREVLQLSVDVNHIGQVNWKMLLCLIAVIVIVYLCIWKSIKWASKIVYVTVPLPYLLLLAVLVRGMTLDGAMDGIGYYLKPNITKLKEPEVWLNATEQVCFSYGICLGVVTVLGSRNKKNHNFVRDSLFIVVLNVFTSFIAGFAVFSLLGFMAKQQNTTVDAVAEAGPGLAFIAYPQAISMLPLAPFWGALFFLMMFFLGLDSAFVYDEALCATVFDLLPLKIRRRSHAMEKTFAVVMLVLFVFGITMVTEGGLYVFQIFQFGGTGWCLIFNGIFQSIAVGWVLGADKYIEIMSNLLGYSPKLLIWCKYCWKYFIPLAAPAAIIYALIRHERMSYSNGNLFPDWAEAIAWILTLAPVLCVPSWILYYFLKTPGNFSERWETIMTPQLFDEDEEAGDKKSSGESILLNSKEEETILSY